Proteins encoded within one genomic window of Gallus gallus isolate bGalGal1 chromosome 1, bGalGal1.mat.broiler.GRCg7b, whole genome shotgun sequence:
- the MRPL57 gene encoding ribosomal protein 63, mitochondrial, producing the protein MFLTLALLRKRIPGKQWIGKYRRPRVVTTTMKQAMIRRLEIEAENEYWLSRPYLTRQEECNHNREARVARWEAFKALKSSKFPEHRYMSDHLNHLNVSKKWTS; encoded by the coding sequence ATGTTTTTAACGCTGGCCCTACTCCGGAAGAGGATTCCTGGAAAGCAGTGGATTGGAAAATACAGGCGGCCGAGAGTAGTTACCACTACCATGAAGCAGGCGATGATCCGAAGGCTGGAAATTGAAGCAGAGAACGAATACTGGCTGAGCCGCCCGTACCTCACACGGCAGGAGGAGTGCAATCACAACAGGGAAGCGAGGGTGGCCAGATGGGAGGCTTTTAAAGCCCTGAAGTCGTCCAAGTTCCCCGAGCACAGATATATGAGCGACCACTTGAACCACTTAAACGTCTCAAAGAAGTGGACCTCTTGA
- the SAP18 gene encoding histone deacetylase complex subunit SAP18 — protein MAVESRVTQEEIKKEPEKPIDREKTCPLLLRVFTTNNGRHHRMDEFSRGNVPSSELQIYTWMDATLKELTSLVKEVYPEARKKGTHFNFAIVFTDLKRPGYRVKEIGSTMSGRKGTDDSMTLQSQKFQIGDYLDIAITPPNRAPPPSSRMRPY, from the exons ATGGCGGTGGAGTCGCGCGTCACGCAGGAGGAGATCAAGAAGGAACCGGAGAAGCCGATCGACCGGGAGaag ACGTGTCCGCTGCTGCTCCGCGTCTTCACCACCAACAACGGGCGGCACCACCGCATGGACGAGTTCTCCCGCGGCAACGTGCCCTCCAGCGAGCTGCAGATCTACACCTG GATGGACGCAACTCTGAAGGAGCTCACCAGTTTGGTGAAGGAGGTGTACCCAGAAGCACGGAAGAAGGGCACGCACTTCAATTTTGCAATTGTTTTTACAGATCTCAAGCGACCAGGCTACAG GGTGAAGGAGATCGGCAGTACCATGTCGGGCAGGAAGGGCacagatgattctatgacattgCAGTCCCAGAAATTCCAGATAGGAGACTACTTGGATATAGCCATCACGCCTCCCAACCGCGCACCGCCACCTTCGAGCCGCATGAGGCCATACTGA
- the SKA3 gene encoding spindle and kinetochore-associated protein 3 isoform X2 has translation MDVSRDFFSKLRSLALTVEKEAKQLERALNGEDADYEEESPMRVLHDLHCNIRDLKEGANAALGKSASERQEINDFMKASEILMQRNAADLAKIRELFQKYGYKPHVEVPAEEQEEEANGDSKASDQSKSDQEQADDVAPLPACVENPPVPTDPLRNPQLSDFGLSHYAFSKPWSALHGQQHVANASQENAKHKTPLKTEAPCVLPKTPKCMLKMDDFECVTPKLEHFGISEHTMCMNEDYTMALIRKTAQSDNLIKKGDHEVNVATMPPRKMAVTPEPKTKATDENTDCMASPMIPVFCTPGVKIPSRADSAVLAESPERDKLPLPSQAATPPPPDFEARWLKGEFTEMQEKITLVTKSNAAEKQNIEDSIPSAVSSDEYLKRLGNPSPPKIKQYDHLLSTPPPPEITRIPDDVLQILSKYNHKVDSSISKKVESKAGDAARFGSDFSDYRNKENREYPALFKSDI, from the exons ATGGACGTGTCGCGGGACTTCTTCAGCAAACTGCGCTCCCTGGCCCTCACGGTAGAGAAAGAGGCGAAGCAGCTGGAGCGGGCGCTGAACGGGGAGGACGCGG ACTATGAAGAGGAATCTCCAATGAGAGTTTTGCACGACTTACACTGCAACATCAGGGATCTGAAG GAAGGTGCTAACGCTGCTCTTGGCAAGAGTGCCTCTGAAAGGCAAGAAATTAATGACTTTATGAAGGCCAGTGAGATACTGATGCAAAGAAATGCAGCGGATCTTGCAAAAATAAGAGAGCTATTCCAGAAATACGGCTACAAACCACACGTCGAAGTCCCTGCAG aggagCAGGAAGAGGAGGCGAATGGTGATTCGAAGGCTTCTGACCAGAGTAAATCTGATCAAGAACAAGCAGATGATGTGGCTCCTCTTCCTGCCTGTGTTGAGAACCCGCCTGTGCCCACAGATCCACTGCGGAACCCCCAGCTTTCTGATTTTGGCCTTTCACATTATGCTTTCTCCAAGCCCTGGAGTGCATTACATGGACAACAACATGTGGCAAACGCCAGtcaagaaaatgcaaagcacaAAACTCCCCTAAAAACAGAGGCCCCCTGTGTTCTGCCCAAAACACCCAAGTGCATGCTAAAGATGGATGACTTTGAGTGTGTAACACCAAAGCTGGAACACTTTGGCATTAGCGAACACACCATGTGCATGAATGAAGATTACACAATGGCGCTTATTCGTAAAACTGCTCAGTCAGACAA CTTGATTAAAAAAGGTGATCATGAAGTGAATGTAGCAACAATGCCACCCAGGAAAATGGCAGTTACTCCTGAGCcgaaaacaaaagcaacagatgAGAACA CTGACTGTATGGCTTCTCCTATGATCCCCGTGTTCTGCACACCTGGTGTGAAAATCCCTTCCCGAGCAGACAGTGCAGTGTTAGCTGAGTCACCAGAAAGAGACAAACTGCCTCTTCCCAGCCAGGCAGCAACGCCACCACCTCCAGATTTTGAAGCCAGGTGGCTGAAAGGAGAATTTACG GAAATGCAAGAGAAGATCACGTTGGTGACCAAAAGCAAtgcagcagagaaacaaaacatagaAGACAGCATTCCTTCTGCTGTGAGCTCTGATGAGTATCTCAAACGTTTGGGGAACCCATCTCCtcccaaaataaaacagtacGACCATTTACTCAGCACTCCTCCACCTCCAGAAATAACAAGGATACCAGATGATGTACTACAG ATTCTGTCAAAGTATAACCATAAAGTAGACTCTTCTATATCTAAGAAAGTGGAGTCTAAGGCAGGAGATGCTGCAAGATTTGGAAGTGATTTCAGTGATTACCGCAACAAAGAGAACAG AGAATATCCTGCTCTTTTCAAGTCAGACATTTGA
- the SKA3 gene encoding spindle and kinetochore-associated protein 3 isoform X3, which yields MRIKDYEEESPMRVLHDLHCNIRDLKEGANAALGKSASERQEINDFMKASEILMQRNAADLAKIRELFQKYGYKPHVEVPAEEQEEEANGDSKASDQSKSDQEQADDVAPLPACVENPPVPTDPLRNPQLSDFGLSHYAFSKPWSALHGQQHVANASQENAKHKTPLKTEAPCVLPKTPKCMLKMDDFECVTPKLEHFGISEHTMCMNEDYTMALIRKTAQSDNLIKKGDHEVNVATMPPRKMAVTPEPKTKATDENTADCMASPMIPVFCTPGVKIPSRADSAVLAESPERDKLPLPSQAATPPPPDFEARWLKGEFTEMQEKITLVTKSNAAEKQNIEDSIPSAVSSDEYLKRLGNPSPPKIKQYDHLLSTPPPPEITRIPDDVLQILSKYNHKVDSSISKKVESKAGDAARFGSDFSDYRNKENREYPALFKSDI from the exons ATGCGTATCAAAGACTATGAAGAGGAATCTCCAATGAGAGTTTTGCACGACTTACACTGCAACATCAGGGATCTGAAG GAAGGTGCTAACGCTGCTCTTGGCAAGAGTGCCTCTGAAAGGCAAGAAATTAATGACTTTATGAAGGCCAGTGAGATACTGATGCAAAGAAATGCAGCGGATCTTGCAAAAATAAGAGAGCTATTCCAGAAATACGGCTACAAACCACACGTCGAAGTCCCTGCAG aggagCAGGAAGAGGAGGCGAATGGTGATTCGAAGGCTTCTGACCAGAGTAAATCTGATCAAGAACAAGCAGATGATGTGGCTCCTCTTCCTGCCTGTGTTGAGAACCCGCCTGTGCCCACAGATCCACTGCGGAACCCCCAGCTTTCTGATTTTGGCCTTTCACATTATGCTTTCTCCAAGCCCTGGAGTGCATTACATGGACAACAACATGTGGCAAACGCCAGtcaagaaaatgcaaagcacaAAACTCCCCTAAAAACAGAGGCCCCCTGTGTTCTGCCCAAAACACCCAAGTGCATGCTAAAGATGGATGACTTTGAGTGTGTAACACCAAAGCTGGAACACTTTGGCATTAGCGAACACACCATGTGCATGAATGAAGATTACACAATGGCGCTTATTCGTAAAACTGCTCAGTCAGACAA CTTGATTAAAAAAGGTGATCATGAAGTGAATGTAGCAACAATGCCACCCAGGAAAATGGCAGTTACTCCTGAGCcgaaaacaaaagcaacagatgAGAACA CAGCTGACTGTATGGCTTCTCCTATGATCCCCGTGTTCTGCACACCTGGTGTGAAAATCCCTTCCCGAGCAGACAGTGCAGTGTTAGCTGAGTCACCAGAAAGAGACAAACTGCCTCTTCCCAGCCAGGCAGCAACGCCACCACCTCCAGATTTTGAAGCCAGGTGGCTGAAAGGAGAATTTACG GAAATGCAAGAGAAGATCACGTTGGTGACCAAAAGCAAtgcagcagagaaacaaaacatagaAGACAGCATTCCTTCTGCTGTGAGCTCTGATGAGTATCTCAAACGTTTGGGGAACCCATCTCCtcccaaaataaaacagtacGACCATTTACTCAGCACTCCTCCACCTCCAGAAATAACAAGGATACCAGATGATGTACTACAG ATTCTGTCAAAGTATAACCATAAAGTAGACTCTTCTATATCTAAGAAAGTGGAGTCTAAGGCAGGAGATGCTGCAAGATTTGGAAGTGATTTCAGTGATTACCGCAACAAAGAGAACAG AGAATATCCTGCTCTTTTCAAGTCAGACATTTGA
- the SKA3 gene encoding spindle and kinetochore-associated protein 3 isoform X1, with translation MDVSRDFFSKLRSLALTVEKEAKQLERALNGEDADYEEESPMRVLHDLHCNIRDLKEGANAALGKSASERQEINDFMKASEILMQRNAADLAKIRELFQKYGYKPHVEVPAEEQEEEANGDSKASDQSKSDQEQADDVAPLPACVENPPVPTDPLRNPQLSDFGLSHYAFSKPWSALHGQQHVANASQENAKHKTPLKTEAPCVLPKTPKCMLKMDDFECVTPKLEHFGISEHTMCMNEDYTMALIRKTAQSDNLIKKGDHEVNVATMPPRKMAVTPEPKTKATDENTADCMASPMIPVFCTPGVKIPSRADSAVLAESPERDKLPLPSQAATPPPPDFEARWLKGEFTEMQEKITLVTKSNAAEKQNIEDSIPSAVSSDEYLKRLGNPSPPKIKQYDHLLSTPPPPEITRIPDDVLQILSKYNHKVDSSISKKVESKAGDAARFGSDFSDYRNKENREYPALFKSDI, from the exons ATGGACGTGTCGCGGGACTTCTTCAGCAAACTGCGCTCCCTGGCCCTCACGGTAGAGAAAGAGGCGAAGCAGCTGGAGCGGGCGCTGAACGGGGAGGACGCGG ACTATGAAGAGGAATCTCCAATGAGAGTTTTGCACGACTTACACTGCAACATCAGGGATCTGAAG GAAGGTGCTAACGCTGCTCTTGGCAAGAGTGCCTCTGAAAGGCAAGAAATTAATGACTTTATGAAGGCCAGTGAGATACTGATGCAAAGAAATGCAGCGGATCTTGCAAAAATAAGAGAGCTATTCCAGAAATACGGCTACAAACCACACGTCGAAGTCCCTGCAG aggagCAGGAAGAGGAGGCGAATGGTGATTCGAAGGCTTCTGACCAGAGTAAATCTGATCAAGAACAAGCAGATGATGTGGCTCCTCTTCCTGCCTGTGTTGAGAACCCGCCTGTGCCCACAGATCCACTGCGGAACCCCCAGCTTTCTGATTTTGGCCTTTCACATTATGCTTTCTCCAAGCCCTGGAGTGCATTACATGGACAACAACATGTGGCAAACGCCAGtcaagaaaatgcaaagcacaAAACTCCCCTAAAAACAGAGGCCCCCTGTGTTCTGCCCAAAACACCCAAGTGCATGCTAAAGATGGATGACTTTGAGTGTGTAACACCAAAGCTGGAACACTTTGGCATTAGCGAACACACCATGTGCATGAATGAAGATTACACAATGGCGCTTATTCGTAAAACTGCTCAGTCAGACAA CTTGATTAAAAAAGGTGATCATGAAGTGAATGTAGCAACAATGCCACCCAGGAAAATGGCAGTTACTCCTGAGCcgaaaacaaaagcaacagatgAGAACA CAGCTGACTGTATGGCTTCTCCTATGATCCCCGTGTTCTGCACACCTGGTGTGAAAATCCCTTCCCGAGCAGACAGTGCAGTGTTAGCTGAGTCACCAGAAAGAGACAAACTGCCTCTTCCCAGCCAGGCAGCAACGCCACCACCTCCAGATTTTGAAGCCAGGTGGCTGAAAGGAGAATTTACG GAAATGCAAGAGAAGATCACGTTGGTGACCAAAAGCAAtgcagcagagaaacaaaacatagaAGACAGCATTCCTTCTGCTGTGAGCTCTGATGAGTATCTCAAACGTTTGGGGAACCCATCTCCtcccaaaataaaacagtacGACCATTTACTCAGCACTCCTCCACCTCCAGAAATAACAAGGATACCAGATGATGTACTACAG ATTCTGTCAAAGTATAACCATAAAGTAGACTCTTCTATATCTAAGAAAGTGGAGTCTAAGGCAGGAGATGCTGCAAGATTTGGAAGTGATTTCAGTGATTACCGCAACAAAGAGAACAG AGAATATCCTGCTCTTTTCAAGTCAGACATTTGA